One segment of Phycisphaerae bacterium DNA contains the following:
- the acpS gene encoding holo-ACP synthase, whose translation MPIVAHGVDLVHCPRIARIWQEHGERFLKRVYTPSERAYCLDCRNPAIRLSGRFAVKEAVMKLLGTGWRGGVDWTDIETLPDPLGKPLVTLSGPTAELARTLGITQVLISISHSGEYACASAIGLSGLQ comes from the coding sequence ATGCCGATCGTCGCTCACGGCGTTGATCTCGTGCACTGCCCGCGCATCGCGCGTATCTGGCAGGAACATGGCGAGCGCTTCCTGAAGCGCGTCTACACGCCGTCGGAGCGCGCGTACTGCCTGGACTGCAGGAACCCGGCCATCCGTCTCAGCGGCCGCTTCGCGGTGAAGGAAGCCGTGATGAAACTGCTGGGCACGGGCTGGCGCGGCGGGGTCGACTGGACCGACATCGAGACGCTGCCCGACCCGCTGGGCAAACCGCTGGTCACGCTGTCCGGCCCCACCGCGGAGCTGGCACGCACGCTGGGAATCACGCAGGTGCTGATCTCGATTTCGCATAGCGGCGAGTACGCGTGCGCATCGGCGATTGGCCTGAGTGGCCTTCAGTAG
- a CDS encoding peptidase C1 has product MKRSHGVGLVLFASSFVILAAGLQPPSRQGVEYVPKHRDPVEAEIDARDRQVAEARDAETARIRTAQSEAATKTDAEETELRAVFADVQKPAAPADFKPAFHFPPVQQFNTGNCWAFSASSYFESEVARLSGRQIKLSEMYTVYYEYIEKARRFVQQRGDSFFNCGSEGNVVLLIWPRYGIVPAEAYRGTLAADGRFSDGPLLADLKGYLDYVREHDLWDEELVVNTVRLILDKHMGRPPERFTYEGAELTPLQFLTDVLRLKFDDYVCLMSTMATPFHTYGEYKVSANWWHSADYYNVPLDEFYGVIQQAVRQGGTVKLNGDISEPGLSGQDGLAIIPSCDIPRAYLDQAARELRIDNKTTDDDHDVHLVGTTRVGDYDWFLIKDSMAAAQWGPFKGYMFYRDDYVRLKMLTYMVHVDAVRAVLPDFTPRAVSKPEQAQ; this is encoded by the coding sequence ATGAAACGTTCGCACGGTGTCGGGCTCGTTCTATTTGCGTCGTCGTTCGTGATCCTGGCGGCGGGGCTTCAGCCCCCGTCCCGTCAGGGCGTCGAGTACGTACCCAAGCACCGCGACCCCGTCGAGGCCGAGATTGACGCGCGGGACCGGCAGGTTGCCGAGGCCCGCGACGCGGAAACGGCACGCATCCGCACTGCGCAGTCCGAGGCGGCGACCAAGACCGACGCCGAAGAGACCGAGCTGCGCGCCGTCTTCGCCGACGTGCAGAAACCCGCTGCGCCCGCCGACTTCAAGCCGGCGTTTCACTTTCCGCCCGTGCAGCAGTTCAACACCGGCAACTGCTGGGCCTTCAGCGCTTCGTCCTACTTCGAGTCGGAAGTCGCGCGTCTGAGCGGCCGCCAGATCAAGCTCTCCGAGATGTACACGGTCTATTACGAGTACATCGAGAAGGCCCGCCGCTTCGTGCAGCAGCGCGGCGACTCCTTCTTCAACTGCGGGTCCGAAGGCAACGTCGTCCTGCTCATCTGGCCACGCTACGGCATCGTGCCGGCGGAAGCCTACCGCGGCACGCTGGCCGCGGACGGGCGTTTCTCGGATGGGCCACTCCTCGCCGACCTGAAGGGCTACCTGGACTACGTGCGGGAACACGACCTCTGGGACGAAGAGCTGGTTGTCAACACCGTGCGGCTGATCCTGGACAAGCACATGGGCCGACCGCCGGAGCGCTTCACCTATGAAGGCGCCGAACTGACGCCGCTGCAGTTCCTGACGGATGTTCTGCGGCTGAAGTTCGACGACTACGTCTGCCTCATGTCGACGATGGCGACGCCATTTCACACGTATGGCGAATACAAGGTGTCGGCGAACTGGTGGCACAGTGCGGACTACTACAACGTGCCGCTCGACGAGTTCTACGGCGTCATTCAGCAGGCCGTGCGGCAGGGCGGCACGGTGAAGCTCAACGGCGACATCAGCGAGCCGGGCCTCAGCGGCCAGGACGGGCTGGCGATCATCCCGAGTTGCGACATCCCGCGCGCGTACCTCGACCAGGCGGCCCGCGAGCTGCGCATCGACAACAAGACGACCGATGACGATCACGACGTGCACCTGGTCGGCACGACGCGCGTCGGCGATTACGACTGGTTCCTGATCAAGGACTCGATGGCCGCGGCGCAGTGGGGGCCGTTCAAGGGCTACATGTTCTACCGCGACGACTACGTGCGGCTGAAGATGCTGACGTACATGGTGCACGTCGATGCGGTGCGAGCGGTGCTGCCGGACTTCACGCCGCGCGCGGTCTCAAAGCCCGAACAGGCTCAGTAG
- a CDS encoding DUF2202 domain-containing protein: MRHTSWMVVVVALLASGAASTMGGVRIEGAITAIDVESQQLVVANTTVQVTEQTVIKQNGQTIPFENLAVGMTVAACGTMQDGVLVANRITVKQCQAAGGGTARMSINGTSQQPRVRPLSPAEQDGLLFMREEEKLARDVYLTLAAQWQSAIFANIAASEQTHMNSILTLLMRYNVPDPVAGMGVGEFATEHFQTLYTDLVALGSQSLINALTVGATIEEIDIVDLFDRLEDVTHQDIQRVYQNLERGSENHLRAFVGQLASRGVTYEPQYLDPEFYQQIIGG; encoded by the coding sequence ATGAGACACACGAGTTGGATGGTGGTGGTGGTCGCATTGCTGGCGAGCGGCGCGGCCTCGACAATGGGCGGGGTGCGGATCGAAGGCGCGATCACCGCGATTGACGTCGAGTCGCAGCAATTGGTGGTCGCCAACACGACCGTGCAGGTCACGGAACAGACCGTGATCAAGCAGAACGGCCAGACGATCCCGTTTGAGAATCTGGCGGTCGGCATGACGGTGGCCGCATGCGGAACGATGCAGGATGGTGTGCTGGTCGCCAACCGGATCACGGTCAAGCAGTGCCAGGCGGCGGGCGGCGGCACAGCCCGCATGTCAATCAATGGGACGAGCCAGCAGCCCCGCGTGCGACCGCTAAGCCCCGCGGAACAAGATGGCCTGCTCTTCATGCGCGAGGAAGAGAAACTCGCGCGCGACGTCTACTTGACGCTGGCGGCGCAGTGGCAAAGCGCGATCTTCGCGAACATCGCGGCGAGCGAGCAAACGCACATGAACTCGATTCTGACGTTGCTGATGCGCTACAACGTACCCGACCCCGTGGCCGGGATGGGCGTGGGCGAGTTTGCGACCGAGCACTTCCAGACGCTTTATACCGACTTGGTCGCCCTGGGCAGCCAGTCCCTGATCAACGCGTTGACCGTGGGCGCGACGATCGAGGAAATCGACATCGTTGACCTCTTCGATCGACTCGAAGACGTGACGCACCAGGACATCCAGCGGGTCTATCAGAACCTCGAGCGTGGCTCGGAGAACCACCTGCGGGCCTTCGTCGGCCAGCTGGCGAGCCGCGGCGTGACCTACGAACCTCAGTATCTCGATCCGGAGTTCTATCAGCAGATCATCGGCGGATAG
- a CDS encoding RNA methyltransferase, giving the protein MEHLEGRQSVLAALQAFQRRFQVILIRHDAHREKLADLIDLATQRGVPIRYADNAELDGLAHGATHGGVLALCTGKPRLTPVELLALVDNLRTPPLLLLLEGVDDARNLGFTLRTADALGVHAVLIKKHLWDFDPVEVARPASGAYERLPLAQIEDVDVLQQLQRRGVRLLGCIAGARHSLYEVDLTGPVLLAIGGEKRGLSGAVRSLCDSFVTIPTRGEPSSLSLSHAGAIVMAEAARQRRGG; this is encoded by the coding sequence ATGGAACATCTGGAAGGCCGACAATCCGTCCTGGCCGCGCTGCAGGCCTTCCAACGCCGCTTCCAGGTCATCCTCATCCGCCACGATGCGCACCGCGAGAAGCTCGCCGACCTGATCGACCTCGCCACCCAGCGCGGCGTGCCGATCCGGTATGCCGACAACGCCGAGCTGGACGGACTCGCACACGGCGCCACTCATGGCGGCGTGCTGGCGCTCTGCACGGGCAAGCCGCGACTGACGCCGGTCGAGCTGCTGGCGCTGGTGGACAATCTGCGAACGCCGCCGCTGCTGCTGCTGCTGGAGGGCGTGGACGATGCGCGGAATCTGGGCTTCACGCTGCGCACCGCCGATGCGCTCGGCGTGCACGCGGTCCTGATCAAGAAGCACCTGTGGGACTTCGATCCGGTAGAGGTGGCGCGGCCGGCGTCGGGGGCGTACGAGCGGCTGCCACTGGCGCAGATCGAGGACGTGGACGTGTTGCAGCAGTTGCAGCGGCGCGGCGTGCGACTATTGGGCTGCATCGCGGGCGCGAGGCACAGCCTGTACGAAGTCGATCTGACCGGGCCGGTTCTGCTGGCGATTGGCGGCGAGAAGCGCGGCTTGAGCGGCGCGGTGCGATCACTGTGTGACAGCTTCGTGACGATCCCGACGCGTGGCGAGCCGTCGTCGCTGTCGCTCTCGCACGCCGGCGCGATTGTGATGGCGGAAGCCGCCCGGCAGCGGCGTGGTGGCTGA
- a CDS encoding CrcB family protein encodes MYKLVLIFVGSGLGGVLRYALGGWGQRPADGRFPLGTLIVNVSGCLLIRFLTAAFAGRVLIREEYRVALLIGVLGGYTTFSTFGLETLLSNTT; translated from the coding sequence ATGTACAAGCTGGTGCTCATTTTTGTCGGATCCGGCCTGGGCGGCGTGCTGCGGTACGCGCTAGGCGGCTGGGGGCAGCGGCCGGCCGACGGGCGCTTTCCACTGGGAACGCTGATCGTCAACGTCAGCGGCTGCCTGCTGATCAGGTTTCTCACGGCGGCGTTCGCAGGCCGCGTGCTGATTCGCGAGGAGTACCGCGTCGCGCTGCTGATCGGCGTCCTCGGCGGGTACACGACATTCTCGACGTTCGGCCTGGAGACCTTACTAAGTAATACTACTTAG
- a CDS encoding cupin domain-containing protein, producing the protein MKVKAIAQHEQNAVTLPGAEKVKMRMLIGPADGAGVFHMRHFEVAPGGHTPHHAHDYEHEVLILHGQGVVKSDQGDRRCLPGDVVWIPANEKHQFQNVGDATFEFICLIPAPRDCTQ; encoded by the coding sequence ATGAAGGTCAAAGCCATCGCGCAGCACGAGCAGAACGCCGTGACGCTGCCCGGCGCGGAGAAGGTCAAGATGCGCATGCTGATCGGGCCGGCGGACGGCGCCGGGGTGTTCCACATGCGGCATTTCGAGGTCGCGCCCGGGGGCCACACGCCGCACCATGCGCACGATTACGAGCACGAGGTGCTGATCCTGCACGGCCAGGGGGTCGTGAAGAGTGACCAGGGCGACCGCCGTTGCCTGCCGGGTGACGTGGTCTGGATCCCGGCGAACGAGAAGCACCAGTTCCAGAACGTCGGGGACGCGACGTTCGAGTTCATCTGCCTGATTCCGGCGCCGCGCGACTGCACGCAGTAG
- the ndk gene encoding nucleoside-diphosphate kinase — translation MERTLIIFKPDAVHRQLVGRILTRFEDKGLRIAALKLQHSPRAQVEQHYEVHRRRPFYGSLVEFMTSGPVIVAVLEGPNAISVVRNLLGATNGQQAAAGTIRGDFGLDQQYNLVHASDGPETAQKEIELFFKPAEIVSYERVTDRWIVRAGP, via the coding sequence ATGGAACGGACGCTGATCATCTTCAAGCCGGACGCGGTCCACCGCCAGCTCGTGGGCCGCATTCTGACGCGGTTCGAGGACAAGGGGCTGCGGATCGCGGCTCTGAAGCTGCAGCACTCGCCGCGGGCCCAGGTCGAGCAGCATTACGAGGTGCACCGCCGCCGCCCGTTTTATGGTTCGCTGGTCGAGTTCATGACGAGCGGCCCCGTGATCGTGGCGGTGCTCGAAGGCCCGAACGCGATCAGTGTCGTCCGCAACCTGCTGGGCGCAACCAACGGCCAGCAGGCCGCCGCGGGCACGATTCGCGGCGATTTCGGGCTCGATCAGCAGTACAATCTGGTCCATGCGAGCGATGGGCCGGAGACGGCGCAGAAGGAGATCGAACTGTTTTTCAAGCCGGCTGAGATCGTCAGCTACGAGCGCGTGACCGACCGCTGGATCGTCCGCGCCGGCCCGTAG
- a CDS encoding glycosyltransferase family 39 protein has product MPSKKNAADVHVALQPARPPGTSLGLLIVVMVVIIAPLIALSQVIAYWRVDVVDDQMFGYYGWRIAHGATVYQDVWDNKPPAIYWVNALGFLVGLDSYYGVIALCVAALVIAHTAFFVVCATNFHRGAAALATIFLSFFLTHAYYTGGTNRTETFLVACELSAVAFYMRGWARDRWWTWYVAGLLCGLAFLFKQVGLAAWGCMGLHLIVLMALRQLPVAVGLKRGVLLVAGAGTTVGVAAAVLAAQGVLSEACFATFGFNRLYFASGDSRFPYNIVTWSLLSEHTKPILLLPLLMGLAAVIHAFLWWLRPQHRPPEIEAPLRAIGPACPLPMFLFTTWFFVAFYGALVSPAGFRHYLVPTIPPLLLMNAYLINVLRAESHLLHRFQQRAWVLVAFVIMGYFAQDAVKLQFEEVSKVWVPRIDPWLTGEGRYEAAHWEVVGDAVKRFTRPGDEIYCWGYMPGVYLEARRISACRFTTTEKVGQVGALFILHEIEATLRAHPPAVLTIKAEEYEWLHGRLVDKTPSDSKLGPWIDEEYYLVEEIPKFETVYVFQRKDLADPATTQPLPSQRGS; this is encoded by the coding sequence ATGCCATCGAAGAAGAACGCTGCTGACGTCCACGTCGCGCTGCAGCCCGCGCGCCCCCCGGGCACTTCGCTTGGGCTGCTGATCGTCGTGATGGTTGTCATCATCGCGCCGCTGATCGCGCTCTCCCAGGTCATCGCCTACTGGCGCGTCGACGTCGTCGACGACCAGATGTTCGGGTATTACGGCTGGCGGATCGCCCACGGCGCAACCGTCTACCAAGACGTGTGGGACAACAAGCCCCCCGCCATCTACTGGGTGAACGCACTCGGGTTCCTCGTCGGGCTGGACAGCTACTATGGCGTCATCGCGTTGTGCGTCGCCGCGCTGGTGATCGCCCACACGGCGTTCTTCGTCGTGTGCGCCACGAACTTCCACCGCGGCGCGGCGGCGCTGGCCACGATTTTCCTGAGCTTCTTCCTCACCCACGCCTACTACACCGGCGGCACCAATCGCACGGAGACGTTTCTGGTCGCGTGCGAACTGAGCGCGGTCGCGTTCTACATGCGTGGCTGGGCGCGCGACCGCTGGTGGACGTGGTACGTGGCCGGGCTGCTGTGCGGGCTTGCGTTTTTGTTCAAGCAGGTGGGTCTGGCCGCGTGGGGCTGCATGGGGCTCCACCTGATCGTGCTGATGGCGCTGCGGCAATTGCCCGTGGCCGTCGGCCTCAAGCGCGGCGTGCTGCTCGTGGCGGGCGCCGGCACGACGGTCGGCGTGGCCGCGGCCGTGCTCGCCGCCCAGGGCGTGCTGTCCGAAGCGTGTTTCGCCACGTTCGGGTTCAACCGGCTGTATTTCGCCTCCGGCGACAGCCGATTCCCGTACAACATCGTGACGTGGTCTTTACTGAGTGAGCACACCAAGCCGATCCTGCTGTTGCCGCTGCTGATGGGACTGGCGGCGGTGATCCACGCATTCCTGTGGTGGCTGCGGCCGCAGCATCGCCCGCCGGAGATCGAGGCTCCGCTGCGGGCAATCGGGCCGGCGTGTCCGCTGCCGATGTTCCTGTTCACGACGTGGTTCTTCGTGGCGTTTTACGGGGCGCTGGTCAGTCCAGCCGGCTTCCGGCATTACCTCGTGCCGACCATCCCGCCGCTGCTGCTGATGAACGCGTATCTGATCAACGTGCTGCGGGCCGAGTCGCACCTGCTGCACCGTTTCCAGCAGCGCGCGTGGGTACTGGTGGCGTTCGTCATCATGGGCTATTTCGCGCAGGACGCGGTCAAGCTCCAGTTTGAAGAAGTGTCGAAAGTCTGGGTGCCGCGGATCGATCCCTGGCTCACCGGCGAGGGTCGCTACGAGGCCGCGCACTGGGAAGTGGTCGGTGACGCCGTGAAGCGCTTCACCAGACCCGGCGACGAGATTTACTGCTGGGGCTACATGCCGGGCGTATACCTGGAGGCCCGGCGGATCAGCGCGTGCCGCTTTACAACCACGGAGAAGGTTGGCCAGGTCGGCGCGCTCTTTATACTCCATGAGATCGAAGCGACGCTGCGCGCGCACCCGCCGGCTGTTCTGACCATCAAGGCCGAGGAATACGAGTGGCTGCACGGCCGACTGGTGGACAAGACGCCTTCGGATTCCAAACTGGGCCCGTGGATCGACGAGGAATACTACCTCGTCGAAGAAATACCCAAGTTCGAAACGGTCTACGTGTTTCAGCGGAAAGACCTCGCCGACCCGGCGACGACACAGCCGTTGCCGAGTCAGCGCGGTTCATGA
- a CDS encoding zf-HC2 domain-containing protein produces MEHVRQTELIQLAADELADPRRAEVERHLAECSTCQRRYERQADLWRTLGQWTPEFTARELLPGLERKLAAASVALHPFWSNVARVSRVAAAIMIGVGAGYGAAHRWQPTRPGPQPVAGAEVEEAAMDALGVQYIGNISPAGLYAVLQDVPADAEAGEGQL; encoded by the coding sequence ATGGAACACGTGCGGCAGACTGAACTGATCCAGTTGGCGGCCGATGAGCTCGCCGACCCGCGCCGCGCGGAAGTGGAACGCCACCTGGCGGAGTGTTCCACGTGCCAGAGACGATACGAGCGGCAGGCGGATCTCTGGCGCACCCTCGGTCAATGGACTCCTGAATTCACGGCGCGCGAGCTGCTGCCCGGCCTCGAGCGCAAGTTGGCTGCGGCGTCGGTAGCGCTGCATCCGTTCTGGTCCAATGTCGCGCGCGTCTCTCGCGTTGCGGCTGCGATCATGATCGGCGTCGGCGCGGGCTATGGTGCTGCCCACCGTTGGCAGCCCACGCGACCAGGCCCACAACCAGTTGCCGGTGCCGAGGTCGAAGAAGCCGCCATGGACGCGCTCGGGGTGCAGTACATCGGAAATATCTCGCCGGCCGGGCTCTACGCCGTCCTCCAGGACGTGCCGGCCGACGCCGAAGCCGGGGAGGGGCAGTTATGA
- the wrbA gene encoding NAD(P)H:quinone oxidoreductase, whose translation MPKILVLYYSMYGHVESLANAIAEGARSVAGAVVTVKRVPETLPADVARKHGVKLDQPAPVALPAELGDYDAIIFGTPTRFGNMAAQMRNFLDQTGGLWAQGGLVGKIGSVFTSTGTGAGNESTVMSFVNTLMHHGMIYVGLPYACPELGDISEVKGGSPWGAATIAGADGSRQPSAKELAQARFQGRHVAMIAQRLSA comes from the coding sequence ATGCCCAAGATCCTCGTTCTTTACTACTCCATGTACGGGCACGTCGAGTCGCTGGCCAACGCCATTGCGGAGGGTGCGCGCTCGGTCGCGGGCGCCGTGGTCACGGTCAAGCGTGTGCCTGAAACGCTGCCCGCGGATGTCGCCCGGAAGCACGGCGTGAAACTCGACCAGCCCGCGCCGGTGGCGTTGCCGGCGGAGCTGGGCGACTACGACGCCATCATCTTCGGCACGCCGACGCGTTTCGGGAACATGGCCGCGCAGATGCGGAACTTCCTGGACCAGACCGGCGGGCTGTGGGCGCAGGGGGGGCTCGTTGGCAAGATCGGCAGCGTCTTTACCAGCACCGGCACCGGCGCCGGCAACGAGAGCACCGTCATGAGCTTCGTCAACACGCTCATGCACCACGGCATGATCTACGTCGGCTTGCCGTACGCCTGCCCCGAGCTCGGCGACATCAGTGAGGTCAAGGGGGGCTCGCCCTGGGGCGCGGCGACGATCGCCGGTGCGGACGGTTCCCGCCAGCCCAGCGCCAAAGAACTGGCACAGGCGCGTTTTCAGGGCCGGCATGTCGCGATGATTGCGCAGCGGCTCAGCGCTTGA
- a CDS encoding sigma-70 family RNA polymerase sigma factor, with the protein MAPDTTQPGSEGLTDYELMARAGQGNRDALGTLVQRHQAKVVGLAFRFLGRWDAAEDVAQDVFVRVWRAAATFRPEAQFTTWLYRLATNLCWDRRRQAARDLRLRAAAPTPGSADPPLATLASRDRIRRVQEAVAELPDRQRLAVILHRYQGLSHKEIADATGWSESAVESCLVRAYENLRKSLSDMRLE; encoded by the coding sequence ATGGCGCCTGACACGACCCAACCCGGATCTGAAGGGCTGACGGACTACGAGCTTATGGCCCGGGCTGGACAGGGCAACCGTGACGCGCTCGGTACGCTCGTTCAGCGACACCAAGCAAAAGTGGTCGGGCTCGCGTTTCGCTTTCTGGGACGCTGGGATGCTGCCGAGGACGTCGCCCAGGATGTTTTCGTGCGGGTCTGGCGGGCTGCGGCCACCTTTCGCCCGGAAGCCCAGTTCACAACCTGGCTCTATCGCCTCGCCACCAACCTGTGCTGGGACCGGCGGCGCCAGGCAGCCCGCGACCTACGGCTGCGCGCCGCGGCGCCTACGCCGGGAAGCGCTGACCCGCCTTTGGCGACGCTGGCGAGCCGGGACCGAATCAGGCGTGTTCAGGAGGCAGTGGCCGAGCTGCCGGATCGCCAGCGTCTGGCGGTCATCCTGCACCGCTACCAGGGGCTATCGCACAAGGAAATTGCCGACGCGACGGGCTGGAGCGAAAGCGCCGTCGAGTCGTGCCTGGTCCGGGCTTACGAGAACCTGAGGAAGTCCTTATCAGATATGAGGTTAGAGTGA
- a CDS encoding periplasmic heavy metal sensor yields MIAVACAAGSYLATYALQQQGHPAWTGGPATAAAQSVTNWLGLTAQQADGVREIEASFAADRAPLEAKLAAERERLATMLEDPATGSEAILQQVENVIAAHDALERRVATHLVAMRPHLTAAQQRRLFDRFASGVREGAGWRWRNGQLENVEGERRGGGPPPGRGPGRGRGPGGGFDVPGRHSEPATTAPASRSEGVRP; encoded by the coding sequence ATGATCGCGGTGGCGTGTGCCGCGGGCAGCTATCTCGCGACGTACGCCCTGCAGCAACAGGGGCATCCCGCCTGGACCGGTGGGCCTGCAACCGCCGCCGCGCAGAGTGTAACAAACTGGCTGGGGTTGACTGCGCAGCAGGCCGACGGTGTGCGCGAAATCGAAGCCAGTTTTGCCGCCGACCGCGCACCGCTCGAAGCAAAGCTGGCCGCGGAGCGCGAGCGCCTCGCGACCATGCTTGAGGACCCGGCCACCGGCAGCGAGGCGATCCTGCAGCAGGTCGAGAACGTGATCGCGGCGCACGATGCGCTGGAGCGGAGGGTAGCCACCCATCTGGTGGCGATGCGGCCGCATCTGACTGCCGCGCAACAGAGACGCCTGTTTGACCGCTTCGCCAGCGGTGTGCGCGAAGGCGCCGGTTGGCGCTGGCGCAACGGCCAACTGGAAAATGTCGAAGGTGAACGACGAGGCGGTGGTCCGCCGCCGGGTCGCGGACCTGGACGCGGGCGTGGGCCGGGCGGTGGATTTGACGTACCCGGCCGCCACAGCGAGCCCGCCACGACGGCACCTGCGTCTCGATCGGAAGGAGTACGGCCATGA
- a CDS encoding superoxide dismutase: protein MSEMSRREVLGTAAVVGGWMVFGAGRALGQTQPAGEGGATGPYQLAPLPYDYADLEPFIDAQTMKLHHDIHHAGYVKGANAAIAELEQIRRTGGEAIKHVRAATSNLAFNLSGHLLHALFWPSMKKDGGGDPPADSQIAKLITRDFGSLDAFRGHFSAAAAQVHGSGWAVLAYEPTVQRLLILQAEKHQNEGAWGAVPLLPLDVWEHAYYLKYQNKRTEFIKAFMEVINWATVEARLQAALKAH, encoded by the coding sequence ATGTCCGAAATGTCTCGACGCGAAGTACTCGGCACCGCCGCGGTGGTCGGCGGTTGGATGGTGTTCGGCGCGGGGCGCGCCCTGGGTCAGACCCAGCCGGCCGGCGAGGGCGGCGCGACCGGGCCGTATCAACTGGCGCCGCTGCCGTACGACTACGCGGACCTGGAGCCGTTCATCGACGCGCAGACGATGAAGCTCCACCATGACATCCACCACGCTGGCTACGTCAAAGGCGCGAACGCCGCGATCGCGGAGCTGGAGCAGATCCGCCGGACGGGCGGCGAGGCCATCAAGCACGTGCGGGCGGCGACGAGCAACCTGGCGTTCAACCTGTCGGGGCACCTGCTGCACGCGCTGTTCTGGCCGAGCATGAAGAAGGACGGCGGCGGCGATCCGCCGGCGGACAGCCAGATCGCGAAGCTGATCACGCGTGACTTCGGGTCGCTGGATGCGTTCCGGGGGCACTTCTCGGCGGCGGCGGCCCAGGTCCATGGCAGCGGCTGGGCGGTGCTGGCGTACGAGCCGACCGTGCAGCGGCTGCTGATCCTGCAGGCGGAGAAGCACCAGAACGAGGGGGCGTGGGGGGCGGTGCCGCTGTTGCCGCTCGACGTGTGGGAGCACGCGTACTACCTCAAGTACCAGAACAAGCGCACCGAGTTCATCAAGGCGTTCATGGAAGTGATCAACTGGGCCACGGTCGAGGCCCGGTTGCAGGCGGCGCTGAAGGCCCACTGA
- a CDS encoding DUF4405 domain-containing protein, with product MTERPPATKQPRHPARMQMVNFVIDVVTLLVVLAMAATGLLLKFVLPPGNRGGQGVQLWGFTRHEWGDVHFWLSVAMGVLFIVHVALHWTWVCAIVARWFPVAGASPGQASARRRSAYGAGFLVAVTALLFGFAWVAGASATRPTKQSEQGGRGYRGGRNASAVRDVGGTSPAVRERGHRGVAVEP from the coding sequence ATGACTGAACGCCCCCCGGCCACGAAACAGCCGCGTCACCCCGCACGCATGCAGATGGTCAACTTTGTGATCGATGTGGTGACGCTACTCGTCGTATTGGCGATGGCCGCAACGGGTCTGCTCCTCAAGTTCGTCTTGCCGCCGGGCAACCGAGGCGGTCAGGGTGTGCAGCTCTGGGGCTTCACCCGGCACGAATGGGGCGACGTTCACTTCTGGCTCTCCGTAGCCATGGGAGTGCTGTTCATCGTGCACGTTGCCCTGCACTGGACCTGGGTCTGCGCGATCGTGGCGCGATGGTTTCCAGTGGCAGGCGCGTCACCTGGACAGGCGTCAGCGAGGCGGCGTTCAGCCTACGGTGCCGGCTTCCTGGTTGCCGTGACCGCGCTGCTCTTCGGGTTCGCGTGGGTCGCCGGGGCGAGCGCGACCCGACCAACCAAACAATCCGAGCAGGGTGGTCGTGGGTATCGCGGTGGCCGAAATGCCAGCGCCGTGCGCGACGTCGGCGGCACGAGTCCGGCAGTCCGTGAGCGAGGTCACCGCGGGGTGGCCGTTGAACCGTGA